The stretch of DNA TCAGGTCTCAGCCCCATGTGCGACGGATTTACCTACCGCACGGCCTACACCCTTACCCCGGGACTACCACCGCCCGGGATGGACTACCTTCCTGCGTCACCCCATCACTCACCTACTACCACCTTGGTCCGGCGGCTCCACCACTTTCCCTTGCCCGAAGGCTCCGGAACGGCTTCACGGCCTCAGCATCAGAGGATTCAATGTTTGACGCTCTACAGCGGGTACCGGAATATCAACCGGTTATCCATCGACTACGCCTGTCGGCCTCGCCTTAGGTCCCGACTTACCCTGGGCAGATCAGCTTGACCCAGGAACCCTTAGTCAATCGGCGCACACGTTTCTCACGTGTGTATCGCTACTCATGCCTGCATTCTCACTCGTGAACCGTCCACCACTCGCTTACGCGGCGACTTCACCCGGCACACGACGCTCCCCTACCCATCACAGTCCCCGTTGGGGGTACATACTGCAATGACACGACTTCGGCGGTACGCTTGAGCCCCGCTACATTGTCGGCGCGGAATCACTAGACCAGTGAGCTATTACGCACTCTTTCAAGGGTGGCTGCTTCTAAGCCAACCTCCTGGTTGTCTCTGCGACTCCACATCCTTTCCCACTTAGCGTACGCTTAGGGGCCTTAGTCGATGCTCTGGGCTGTTTCCCTCTCGACCATGGAGCTTATCCCCCACAGTCTCACTGCCGCGCTCTCACTTACCGGCATTCGGAGTTTGGCTAAGGTCAGTAACCCGGTAGGGCCCATCGCCTATCCAGTGCTCTACCTCCGGCAAGAAACACACGACGCTGCACCTAAATGCATTTCGGGGAGAACCAGCTATCACGGAGTTTGATTGGCCTTTCACCCCTAACCACAGGTCATCCCCCAGGTTTTCAACCCTGGTGGGTTCGGTCCTCCACGACCTCTTACAGCCGCTTCAACCTGCCCATGGCTAGATCACTCCGCTTCGGGTCTTGAGCATGCTACTAAAACGCCCTCTTAGGACTCGCTTTCGCTACGGCTTCCCCACACGGGTTAACCTCGCAACACACCGCAAACTCGCAGGCTCATTCTTCAAAAGGCACGCAGTCACGACGTTGAATGACAAGTCATCCAACGCGACGCTCCCACGGCTTGTAGGCACACGGTTTCAGGTACTATTTCACTCCCCTCCCGGGGTACTTTTCACCATTCCCTCACGGTACTATCCGCTATCGGTCACCAGGGAATATTTAGGCTTAGCGGGTGGTCCCGCCAGATTCACACAGGATTTCTCGGGCCCCGTGCTACTTGGGTGTCTCTCAAACAAGCCGCTGATGTTTCGACTACGGGGGTCTTACCCTCTACGCCGGACCTTTCGCATGTCCTTCGCCTACACCAACGGTTTCTGACTTGTCTCACGGCCGGCAGACCGTAAAAGAGAGATCCCACAACCCCGCATGCGCAACCCCTGCCGGGTATCACACACATACGGTTTGGCCTCATCCAGTTTCGCTCGCCACTACTCCGGAATCACGGTTGTTTTCTCTTCCTGCGGGTACTGAGATGTTTCACTTCCCCGCGTTCCCTCCACACTGCCTATACATTCAGCAGCGGGTGACAGCCCATGACGACTGCCGGGTTTCCCCATTCGGACACCCCCGGATCAAAGCTCGGTTGACAGCTCCCCGGGGCCTATCGCGGCCTCCCACGTCCTTCATCGGTTCCTGGTACCAAGGCATCCACCGTGCGCCCTTAAAAACTTGGCCACAGATGCTCGCGTCCACTGTGCAGTTCTCAAACAACGACCAGCCACCCATCACCCCGCCCAACCGGACGAGTGCACTGGGGCCGGCAACCGAAGACACAACCTCACGGCCGTACCCTCAGACACCCAACAGCGTGCCCGACACCCTCCGTCCCCGTTCCCTCCGCTCCACGCTCCGAAGAGCAGTACTGGAAGAAGAACAACAACCGAGTGTGCCGAATAGTCAACGTTCCACCCATGAGCAACCAGCACCGGACATTCGCCGATGAACTGGCCCCTGACCCGGACAAGTCCGAGTAAGAAGTGCTCCTTAGAAAGGAGGTGATCCAGCCGCACCTTCCGGTACGGCTACCTTGTTACGACTTCGTCCCAATCGCCAGTCCCACCTTCGACAGCTCCCTCCCACAAGGGGTTGGGCCACCGGCTTCGGGTGTTACCGACTTTCGTGACGTGACGGGCGGTGTGTACAAGGCCCGGGAACGTATTCACCGCAGCAATGCTGATCTGCGATTACTAGCAACTCCGACTTCATGGGGTCGAGTTGCAGACCCCAATCCGAACTGAGACCGGCTTTTTGAGATTCGCTCCACCTCGCGGTATCGCAGCTCATTGTACCGGCCATTGTAGCACGTGTGCAGCCCAAGACATAAGGGGCATGATGACTTGACGTCGTCCCCACCTTCCTCCGAGTTGACCCCGGCGGTCTCCCGTGAGTCCCCAACACCCCGAAGGGCTTGCTGGCAACACGGGACAAGGGTTGCGCTCGTTGCGGGACTTAACCCAACATCTCACGACACGAGCTGACGACAGCCATGCACCACCTGTACACCGACCACAAGGGGGCGCCTGTCTCCAGACGTTTCCGGTGTATGTCAAGCCTTGGTAAGGTTCTTCGCGTTGCGTCGAATTAAGCCACATGCTCCGCTGCTTGTGCGGGCCCCCGTCAATTCCTTTGAGTTTTAGCCTTGCGGCCGTACTCCCCAGGCGGGGCACTTAATGCGTTAGCTGCGGCACGGACAACGTGGAATGTTGCCCACACCTAGTGCCCACCGTTTACGGCGTGGACTACCAGGGTATCTAATCCTGTTCGCTCCCCACGCTTTCGCTCCTCAGCGTCAGTATCGGCCCAGAGATCCGCCTTCGCCACCGGTGTTCCTCCTGATATCTGCGCATTTCACCGCTACACCAGGAATTCCGATCTCCCCTACCGAACTCTAGCCTGCCCGTATCGACTGCAGACCTGGGGTTAAGCCCCAGGCTTTCACAACCGACGTGACAAGCCGCCTACGAGCTCTTTACGCCCAATAATTCCGGACAACGCTTGCGCCCTACGTATTACCGCGGCTGCTGGCACGTAGTTAGCCGGCGCTTCTTCTGCAGGTACCGTCACTTTCGCTTCTTCCCTGCTGAAAGAGGTTTACAACCCGAAGGCCGTCATCCCTCACGCGGCGTCGCTGCATCAGGCTTTCGCCCATTGTGCAATATTCCCCACTGCTGCCTCCCGTAGGAGTCTGGGCCGTGTCTCAGTCCCAGTGTGGCCGGTCGCCCTCTCAGGCCGGCTACCCGTCGTCGCCTTGGTGAGCCACTACCTCACCAACAAGCTGATAGGCCGCGGGCTCATCCTGCACCGCCGGAGCTTTCCACACACATCCCATGCGGGAGCGTGTCGTATCCGGTATTAGACCCCGTTTCCAGGGCTTGTCCCAGAGTGCAGGGCAGATTGCCCACGTGTTACTCACCCGTTCGCCACTAATCCACCCCGAAGGGCTTCATCGTTCGACTTGCATGTGTTAAGCACGCCGCCAGCGTTCGTCCTGAGCCAGGATCAAACTCTCCGTGAATGTTTTCCCGTGATCGGGAGACACCACGAGAGCGGAACCGGAGGAAGGAATAATTCTCCCGGTTCACAGCGTCCTCGCTATGTATTCTTCAAAGGAACCACCAACCTGCCGAAGCAGGCCGGGGTATCAACATATTTGGCGTTGACTTTTGGCACGCTGTTGAGTTCTCAAGGAACGGACGCTTCCTTTGTACTCACCCTCTCGGGCTTTCCTCCGGGCGCTTCCCTTCGGTATTTCGTGTTTCCAACTCTACCAGATCCGTTTTCCGTTCCGTTTCCGGTCCGAATTTGTTTCCAGTGGCCGTTGGAGGGCCTTTGCCTTTCGGCGTGTTCACTACGTTAGCGGGTTTCCCTCGTAACTCATAATCGAGCTTCGCGGATTTCTTTTCGGCATGCAGAGGCACACCAAAAGGAGACCCGCTCAGGGTCAGTGCTGGTAGTGGTTGGCCGCCTCCGGCTGCTGTATGTCGCAGTACCCGGTGCAAGCGGCTCGGGCCACGTTAGACCTCGGCAAGGGCCGAGTCAAGCGCGGCGGTGTCTGGGGGTGTGTGCCCGGTAGGGGCTCACCGTCGGGTCGTCCGCGGCCCAGAACCGCCACGGGTGGGTCGCGCCTTCTCCGCCGACCCCCGTGCGCGGGCCACTGCGTACCTGGCCCGGGTCGACCGGCGTCCCCGCCAGCATCCACAGGGGGCTGTCCTCGCCCGCGCACACGTCGGTGCCGTCGAGGGAACGGTCCACGTTCAACGCGGTGGCGAGACGTGCGGGGCCCTTGGCCAGTTCACGGTCGTTGCGGGCCGCGGGCCGTCGTTCCCTGGCCTGTTCCGCCCCTACCGTGATCTCTCCCGCCCTCAGCAGAACACCGCCGGCCTTCCCCTCGGGGCCGCACACCAGGTTGAGGCAGTGCCACATGCCGTAGGTGAAGTAGACGTACGCGTGGCCCGCGGGGCCGAACATCACCGCGTTGCGCGCGGTACGGCCCCGGTAGGCGTGCGAACCCGGATCGACCTCACCCGCGTAGGCCTCGACCTCGGTCAGCCGGAGCTCGATGGGGCCCTCCGGAGACTGACGTACAAGGGTCCTGCCCAGGAGCTCCGGGGCGACCTCAAGGACAGGGCGGTCGAAGAACTCCCGTGAAAGCGGGGTCCTGGCCTTGGTCACGATCATGCCGTCCGAGGGTACACAGGCGGAACCGGCTCAGGCCGGGCTGCGTTCGTAGGTAGCGGGATCCAGGACACGGCGGGATCTCGGGGATCATGTGCCGAGCGTGATCAACAACCGACACGGAACCACAGGCTGTGCCTGGGGGAGGAATGACATGGGGTTCAAGAGGCTGCTCGCGAGTCTGGGCGCCGGAGGCGCGTCGGTCGAGACGGAGCTGACCGAGATCAATGTCGTGCCCGGCGGTGTGGTGCAGGGCGAGGTCCGTATACAGGGGGGTTCCGTCACCCAGCGGATCGAGGGACTCTCCGTCGGGCTTCAGGCGCGGGTCGAGGTGGAGGGGAACGACCAGGAGACCAAGCAGAACATCGAGTTCGGGAAGGTACGGCTCGGGGGCGCCTTCGAGCTCGCCGAGGGCGCTGTGCACGCCGTTCCCTTCGGCTTGAGATCACCCTGGGAGACCTCCGATCACGGCTCTCGGCGGTCAGCACCTGCGAGGTATGGACATCGGCGTGACCACGGAGCTACAGATCGCCAGGGCGGTCGATTCCGGTGACCTCGACCCGATCACCGTGCACCCGCTCCCCGCGCAGCAGGCGATCATCGACTCCTTCAGCGAGCTCGGTTTCCGGTTCAAGAGCGCGGACATGGAGCGCGGGCACATCCGGGGCACCCGGCAGCGGCTCCCCTTCTACCAGGAGATCGAGTTCTACCCGCCGGAGCGGTTCCGCGGGCTGAACCAGGTGGAGGTCAGCTTCGTGGCGGACGACCGGGAGATGGACGTCGTACTGGAGATGGACAAGAAAGCGGGTCTCTTCAGCGAGGGCAGCGACTCGTTCCGGGCCTTCAAGGTGGGGCTCCTGGATTACCGGGGCACCGACTGGTCGGCGTACCTCAATCAGTGGCTCTCCGAGGTCGGCAGCCGTCGCAGCTGGTTCTGAGGGGCTCATCGGCGGCGCCGCTTCGCCGCCGGGTGGTCCGGTCCGCCGTAATCCGTGCACCGTCCACACGGTGGATCCTGAGCGGGGCGCGGACGCGGACAACTCCCCCGCCGTGGTCGGCATCGACCTGCGGTTCCGCACGCGGGCGCGTGCCCGGCTCGTCGGCAGGTCCGCGCCTGCGGGCTGAGTCCCTGTCGCACTCGTGTTTGTCCGCCTCTGGTCTTGGAATTGATCAGGGGCGGGCATTTTTTATTGCGTTGTCCATCTCGGTGTGCCCGGCCAGAGTTGATCCCGGTCCGTCGGAGGACGGTCGGGCGCATGGGGAGGTGGGCGAGATGCGGGACACGCTGGTGCTCAACGCGAGCTTCGAGCCGCTGTCGACGGTGACACTGAACCGGGCCGTGGTGCTGGTGCTCCAGGACAAGGCAGTCGTCGAACAGGCCCACCCGGGGCTGCGGGTGCGCGCCGCGTCCATGGAACTGCCCTTGCCGCGGGTGATCAGGTTGAGCCGGTATGTGCGGGTGCCGTTCCGAAGACGGGCGCCGTGGTCGAGGAGGGGCGTGCTCGTGCGGGACAGGCACAAGTGCGCCTACTGCGGGCGGCGGGCGACGACGGTCGATCACGTGATACCCCGGTCGCGCGGTGGCGGGGACACCTGGCTGAACACGGTGGCGTGCTGCGCCGAGGACAACCACCGCAAGGCAGACCGGACGCCCGAGCAGGCGGGGATGCCGCTGCTGCGGATGCCGTTCGAGCCTTCACCGGCCGACGCGATGCTGCTCTCGCTCGCGCGGGCGGATCTTCTCGCGCTGCCGAAGTGGCTGGAGCAGCCGGCCGCGTAACGCGCGACGGGCCTGCTCCTGGTCATTGGTCAGGAGCGGGCCCGCGGTGCGTTACGCGGCCGGATGGTCCGGTGGCCGACGGTGCGTCAGTCGATACGGGGCTGTTCGCGGCGCTCGGCCGGCGGCTTGGCCGGGGAAGGCACCGACGGGGCGGTCGGGCCGCCGCCCATACCGCCGAAGTTGCCGAAGGCCCCGCTGAGCCCCTTGAGCGCGTCGCCGATCTCGCTGGGGACGATCCAGAGTTTGTTGGCGTCGCCCTCGGCGATCTTCGGGAGCATCTGGAGGTACTGGTAGGAGAGCAGCTTCTGGTCGGGGTCGCCCGCGTGGATGGACTCGAAGACGGTGCGGATCGCCTGGGCCTCGCCCTCGGCGCGCAGCGCCGCCGCCTTGGCCTCACCTTCGGCGCGCAGGATCGCGGACTGCTTCTCGCCCTCCGCGGTGAGGATCTGGGACTGGCGGATGCCCTCCGCGGTGAGGATCGCCGCGCGCTTGTCACGGTCGGCTCGCATCTGCTTCTCCATCGAGTCCTGGATGGAGGTGGGCGGCTCGATGGCCTTGAGTTCGACGCGGTTGACGCGGATGCCCCACTTGCCGGTCGCCTCGTCGAGCACTCCGCGCAGGGCCGCGTTGATCTCCTCACGCGAGGTGAGGGTCCGCTCCAGGTCCATGCCACCGATGATGTTGCGGAGGGTGGTGACGGTGAGCTGCTCGATGGCCTGGATGTAGCTGGCCACTTCGTAGGTCGCGGCGCGGGCGTCGGTCACCTGGTAGTAGATGACCGTGTCGATGTTGACGACCAGGTTGTCCTGGGTGATCACCGGCTGCGGCGGGAAGGGCACGACCTGCTCACGCAGGTCGATGCGGTTGCGGATCGAGTCTATGAACGGCACCACGATGTTGAGGCCCGCGTTGAGCGTGCGGGTGTAGCGGCCGAATCTTTCGACGATGGCGGCGCTCGCCTGTGGAATGACCTGGATCGTCTTGATCAAGGCGATGAAGACGAGCACCACCAGAATGATGAGGACGATGATGATCGGTTCCATCGTGGCTTCCCGTGCCCTTCGTGCCGTGGTGCTTGCGGAAGATCTTGATGATCAAGTCTGTCAGAACACCGTTGGACGCGCGCCTTGTTCGGCGGAGAACCTGATGTTCCCTCACATCACGACCGCGGTCGCTCCGTCGATGTCCACGACATCGACCTCCTGGCCCACGGCGAAGCTCTGCGATTTGTCGAGGGGACGCGCGGACCAGATCTCCCCGCCGAGTTTGACCCGGCCGCCGTCGCCGGCGTCGACCTGTTCGACCACTACCGCCTGTCTCCCCTTCAACGCGTCGATCCCGCTGGCGAGTTGAGGGCGCTGCGCGCGGTGCCGCGCGGCGATGGGCCGCACCACCCCTATGAGCGCCACGGATACGGCCGCGAAAACCAGGACCTGGGTGATGATTCCCGCACCGACGCCCGCTGTTACGGAGGCGGCTGCCGCGCCGAGCGCCAGCATTCCGAACTCGGGCATCGCGGTCACTACGAGCGGAATACCCAGCGCGACCGCGCCGATCAGCCACCAGACCCATACTTCGATGTCCACATGGTCATGGTAGGTCGACGGACGCGCCCTGGACAGTGCCCCTCGGAAGCGGTACTGGACGGGGCGTCAGCCCATCGGCAGGCCCTGGGCGGTCCAGCGCTCGCCGCGCTGTTCGACGACGAGAGGCAGTCCGAAGCAGCGGGAGAGGTTGCGGGAGGTGAGTTCCAACTCCAGCGGACCTGCGGCGAGAACCTCGCCCTGACGGATCATGAGGACGTGGGTGAAGCCGGGGGCGATCTCCTCGACGTGGTGGGTCACCATGATCATCGAGGGGGCAATGGGGTCGCGGGCCAGTCGCCCGAGGCGCCTGACCAGGTCTTCCCTGCCACCGAGGTCGAGTCCGGCCGCCGGCTCGTCCAGCAGGAGCAGTTCGGGGTCGGTCATCAGTGCGCGGGCGATCAGCGTGCGCTTGCGCTCTCCCTCGGAGAGCGTGCCGAACCTGCGGTCCAGGTACTCGGTCATGCCGAGGCGGTCGAGGAAGGCACGGGCACGGCGCTCGTCGACCTCTTCGTAGTCCTCGCGCCAGGTGGCGGTCATGCCGTACGCGGCGGTGAGGACGGTCTCCAGAACGGTCTGCCGCTTGGGAAGCTTTTCGGCCATGGCGATGCCTGCCACGCCGATGCGGGGGCGCAGCTCGAAGACGTCGACCTTGCCGAGTTCCTCGCCGAGGATGCGGGCGGTGCCCTTGGAGGGGAAGAGGTAGCTGGAGGCGACATTGAGCAAGGTGGTCTTGCCGGCGCCGTTCGGGCCGAGGATGACCCAGCGTTCGCCTTCCTTGACCGACCAGGAGACCTGGTCCACCAGAGCCCGGCCCTCGCGGACCACGGATACGTCCACCAGCTCCAGTACATCGCTCATGAGCGCCTTGTCTCCCATTGCAGTCTCGGTTCGTCGCATACGTCGGCGGACGCAGCCCCCAGGGAAAACCTACGCCACCGGTCGAACGTTCCCGTCCGCAGTCCTGTCCTTAGGGTGGAGGCATGCTCTCGGAACCACGCTCAGGACGGTTGGCCGCTTGGGGAAATGCCCTTCTCGCCGGTCTTGTCTCTCCGGATGACGCGGCCCTCGCCATCGTCGGTGAGGACGCGGTGCACCGTGTCGAAGGACTCCCCGGGGAGTCGGGCCCCGTCGGTCTGACGCTCGCCCTCGGGCGGCTGCGGGCCCTGGGGGTGACCGGTCTGCGGACGGCGCTGCCCGCGCCCGGCCATCCGCTGGGGCTCAGCGGGCCGCCGGAGTTCAACGCGAGAGCCCTGGAGGCCGAGGAGGCGGTGGTCGCTGTCGGGGCGGCGCTCGGCCTCGTGCCCGAGGTCACCGAGAAGGGCCCAGCGGGCGATGTGCACGTGGAGGTGGTGTGGCGCTGTCAGCCGGTGCGGGACGCTCCGCCCGCCGATGTGCCGTCCCTGGGCGAGGCGGAGCGTGAGCTGGCCGAGGCGCTGCGGGAGGCGACACAGGTGCTGTCCCGGCTGGATGTGGCCGGTTCCGGACCCAGGGCGGAGGCCGCCGTCGAGGCGTACCGGGCGCGGGCCGAGCGGGGCCGTGAGGTGCTCGCCCCTGGTTACCCCCCGCGTGCGGTACGGGTACTGGAGCTGGCGCAGCGGGTGGGGCTGCTGGTGTCGGTGGCGTACGAGAACGGTCCTGGTGGTGCGGTGACCGCGGCGGAGATCGCCGCGCGGTCGCTGGCGCTGCGGCCGGTGGAGCGTACGGCGCGACGGGCGCAGGTGGCGGCGTACAACGCGTATGTGGAGAGGCTGGAGCGGGGCCGGGAGTGAGGTGACCCGGCGGAGCGGGCGGGTAGCCGGACCGCTCCTGTCCTGCCCGTTTTCGCCGTGGGGCGGTTGCACGGGCCTGGCCGGTGGCGCGAACAGGGACGGTGCGCGGGCCTGGCAGGTAGCGCCGAGAGAGGCCGACCGTACGGGCCTGGCCGGTGGCGCGGACAGAGAGCCCGGCGGCACGGCAGGGCTCGGAGGAGATCTCGGAGGAGATACAGGCCAGGGCCGGAGGCACAGGCAGGGCCCCGCGGGCCGGTGAAGGTCCGCGGGGCCCTGGCGTCCCGCTGGAGGCGGGCTCCTGGTGAGCACCGCCGGAAGCCGTCCCCTTCATGTCCCCCTCTTGAGGTCACGCGTCACGAGGTCAGGCGGTGGGGCGGCCCTCCGAGGTGTGGCTCAGTGGTTGACCGAGGCGTTGCCGAAGGCCGGGTTCAGTACGCCGATCACGTTGACGCTGTTGCCGGTGACGTTCACCGGGACGTTCACCGGG from Streptomyces tsukubensis encodes:
- a CDS encoding DNA-3-methyladenine glycosylase codes for the protein MIVTKARTPLSREFFDRPVLEVAPELLGRTLVRQSPEGPIELRLTEVEAYAGEVDPGSHAYRGRTARNAVMFGPAGHAYVYFTYGMWHCLNLVCGPEGKAGGVLLRAGEITVGAEQARERRPAARNDRELAKGPARLATALNVDRSLDGTDVCAGEDSPLWMLAGTPVDPGQVRSGPRTGVGGEGATHPWRFWAADDPTVSPYRAHTPRHRRA
- a CDS encoding HNH endonuclease, with protein sequence MRDTLVLNASFEPLSTVTLNRAVVLVLQDKAVVEQAHPGLRVRAASMELPLPRVIRLSRYVRVPFRRRAPWSRRGVLVRDRHKCAYCGRRATTVDHVIPRSRGGGDTWLNTVACCAEDNHRKADRTPEQAGMPLLRMPFEPSPADAMLLSLARADLLALPKWLEQPAA
- a CDS encoding SPFH domain-containing protein, whose translation is MEPIIIVLIILVVLVFIALIKTIQVIPQASAAIVERFGRYTRTLNAGLNIVVPFIDSIRNRIDLREQVVPFPPQPVITQDNLVVNIDTVIYYQVTDARAATYEVASYIQAIEQLTVTTLRNIIGGMDLERTLTSREEINAALRGVLDEATGKWGIRVNRVELKAIEPPTSIQDSMEKQMRADRDKRAAILTAEGIRQSQILTAEGEKQSAILRAEGEAKAAALRAEGEAQAIRTVFESIHAGDPDQKLLSYQYLQMLPKIAEGDANKLWIVPSEIGDALKGLSGAFGNFGGMGGGPTAPSVPSPAKPPAERREQPRID
- a CDS encoding NfeD family protein, whose product is MDIEVWVWWLIGAVALGIPLVVTAMPEFGMLALGAAAASVTAGVGAGIITQVLVFAAVSVALIGVVRPIAARHRAQRPQLASGIDALKGRQAVVVEQVDAGDGGRVKLGGEIWSARPLDKSQSFAVGQEVDVVDIDGATAVVM
- a CDS encoding ABC transporter ATP-binding protein is translated as MSDVLELVDVSVVREGRALVDQVSWSVKEGERWVILGPNGAGKTTLLNVASSYLFPSKGTARILGEELGKVDVFELRPRIGVAGIAMAEKLPKRQTVLETVLTAAYGMTATWREDYEEVDERRARAFLDRLGMTEYLDRRFGTLSEGERKRTLIARALMTDPELLLLDEPAAGLDLGGREDLVRRLGRLARDPIAPSMIMVTHHVEEIAPGFTHVLMIRQGEVLAAGPLELELTSRNLSRCFGLPLVVEQRGERWTAQGLPMG